A stretch of Nitrospirota bacterium DNA encodes these proteins:
- the cobS gene encoding adenosylcobinamide-GDP ribazoletransferase yields MMLKNFITALQFLTIITVRKDHEVEEGDLAKSMVYFPVVGFLIGVLLVNADKIFALIALPQTIATFLLVILSVLITRALHIDGLADTLDGLMGGRDHSSRLAIMKDSRLGTAGALGIVFVLFMKYLCLNNLFESDRIVALLVAPVLARWAQTLMVSNAEYGREHGMGKAFVGHLRSSGMVATSAVAIGLSAFVVVRLDVRSVVLFLVLICGVLLLTYLGKRYLVRKLGGVTGDAIGAMSELNEVLVLFLFVILSSGN; encoded by the coding sequence ATGATGCTAAAAAATTTCATTACCGCACTGCAGTTTCTCACCATCATAACCGTGCGCAAGGACCATGAGGTTGAGGAAGGGGACCTGGCGAAGTCCATGGTCTATTTCCCGGTTGTCGGTTTCCTGATCGGGGTTCTCCTGGTCAACGCGGACAAGATCTTTGCCCTGATTGCCCTGCCCCAGACCATTGCAACGTTCCTGCTCGTCATCCTCTCCGTCCTGATCACCCGGGCGCTCCATATCGACGGCCTGGCCGATACGCTCGACGGACTGATGGGCGGACGCGACCATTCCTCACGGCTTGCCATCATGAAGGACAGCAGGCTTGGGACCGCCGGGGCGCTCGGCATCGTCTTCGTCCTGTTCATGAAATATCTGTGTCTCAACAATCTCTTTGAAAGCGACCGGATCGTCGCGCTGCTTGTCGCGCCGGTGCTGGCCCGCTGGGCGCAGACGCTCATGGTGTCCAATGCGGAGTACGGCCGAGAGCACGGCATGGGCAAGGCCTTTGTGGGACATCTCAGATCAAGCGGCATGGTCGCAACATCCGCAGTTGCCATCGGGTTGTCTGCCTTCGTGGTCGTGCGGCTGGACGTACGTTCCGTCGTCCTTTTTCTAGTCCTGATCTGCGGCGTTCTGCTGCTTACCTATCTCGGCAAGCGCTACCTTGTTCGAAAGCTCGGCGGGGTGACGGGGGACGCGATCGGCGCAATGAGCGAACTGAACGAGGTGCTTGTGCTCTTTCTCTTTGTGATCTTATCGAGCGGGAATTAG
- the cobT gene encoding nicotinate-nucleotide--dimethylbenzimidazole phosphoribosyltransferase codes for MRRLQEVLKQIQPVDTSRTNAVQAQLDNLTKPQGSLGRLEELAKKYCLITGKDKPVIRNKIIFTFAGDHGVTEEGVSAFPKEVTPQMVLNFLHGGAAVNVLAKHAGARVIVVDMGVDHDFDPGDGLEIRKIGRGTRNMTKGPAMTRDEAERAVLTGIELVEKYKDGLDLLGTGDMGIGNTTPSSAIVSVITGADPGTVTGRGTGIDDHSFQHKIEIIKKAISVNNPDPKDALDVLAKVGGFEIAGIAGLVLGAALYRIPVVVDGFISTAGALIAAELNPLVKGYLIAAHQSVEIGHRKMLEHLEQVPLLDLNLRLGEGTGAALGMSLVEASVKILGEMATFADAGVAEKSNEREKVKT; via the coding sequence ATGCGGAGATTGCAAGAAGTTCTGAAACAAATCCAGCCCGTCGATACATCGCGCACCAACGCGGTCCAGGCGCAGCTCGACAACCTGACAAAGCCGCAGGGCAGCCTCGGGCGGCTCGAAGAACTTGCGAAAAAATACTGCCTCATCACGGGTAAGGACAAGCCGGTGATCCGGAACAAGATCATCTTCACCTTTGCCGGTGATCACGGGGTGACCGAAGAGGGCGTCAGCGCATTTCCCAAAGAAGTAACGCCCCAGATGGTTTTGAACTTCCTTCACGGCGGCGCCGCAGTGAACGTGCTTGCAAAGCATGCGGGCGCGAGGGTGATCGTGGTTGACATGGGTGTTGACCATGATTTCGATCCCGGGGATGGGCTTGAGATCAGAAAGATCGGCCGCGGTACCCGGAATATGACCAAAGGCCCTGCCATGACGCGCGACGAGGCCGAGCGGGCCGTCCTGACCGGGATAGAACTGGTGGAAAAATATAAAGACGGCCTCGACCTGCTCGGGACCGGTGACATGGGCATCGGGAACACGACGCCGTCCTCGGCGATCGTCTCCGTTATCACCGGAGCGGACCCGGGAACCGTGACCGGCCGCGGCACGGGGATTGACGATCATTCGTTCCAGCATAAAATCGAGATCATTAAAAAGGCGATCTCGGTGAATAACCCCGACCCGAAAGACGCGCTCGATGTGCTCGCCAAAGTCGGCGGGTTTGAGATAGCGGGCATCGCAGGCCTCGTGCTTGGCGCTGCTTTGTACCGGATCCCCGTGGTTGTCGACGGCTTCATCTCGACCGCAGGCGCGCTCATTGCCGCTGAGTTGAACCCGCTGGTCAAGGGCTATCTGATCGCCGCGCACCAGTCCGTGGAGATCGGCCACCGGAAGATGCTTGAGCACCTTGAACAGGTCCCGCTGCTGGACCTGAACCTTCGGCTCGGCGAAGGCACCGGTGCCGCCCTCGGCATGTCGCTTGTTGAAGCAAGCGTGAAGATCCTCGGCGAGATGGCGACGTTCGCGGACGCGGGGGTCGCGGAGAAAAGCAATGAGCGTGAAAAGGTAAAAACCTAA
- the cobU gene encoding bifunctional adenosylcobinamide kinase/adenosylcobinamide-phosphate guanylyltransferase, producing the protein MSHKTYFITGGARSGKSAFAEKLASGLSGKRAYLATAQALDAEMAARIEKHRKDRGLAWDTYEEPLAAAELLKKLSGRYEVVLIDCLTLWLSNVIAHTDGDDVVSLRSDELVAAINNFNGVCIVVSNEVGLGIVPDNPLARKFRDLAGILNQRVALTADEVYFTAAGIPLKIK; encoded by the coding sequence ATGTCTCATAAAACATACTTTATTACCGGCGGAGCGCGGTCCGGAAAGTCGGCGTTTGCCGAGAAGCTGGCGAGCGGGCTGTCGGGTAAGCGGGCGTACCTCGCCACCGCGCAGGCGCTCGACGCCGAGATGGCGGCGAGGATCGAGAAGCACAGGAAAGACCGGGGCCTTGCCTGGGACACCTATGAAGAGCCGCTTGCGGCGGCGGAATTGCTGAAGAAGCTTTCCGGCCGCTATGAGGTGGTGCTTATCGACTGTCTCACCCTCTGGCTGAGCAACGTCATTGCCCATACGGATGGTGACGATGTCGTCTCTCTCCGTTCCGACGAGCTGGTTGCAGCGATCAACAATTTCAACGGGGTCTGCATCGTCGTATCCAATGAGGTGGGGCTCGGCATCGTGCCGGACAATCCGCTTGCCAGGAAATTTCGGGATCTTGCCGGGATCCTGAATCAGAGAGTGGCACTGACAGCGGATGAAGTGTATTTTACGGCGGCGGGAATACCGTTAAAGATAAAATAA
- a CDS encoding TlpA family protein disulfide reductase: MVKRFVVLSIVAIALLSGCTDQGVPSDTMAPNFSLQDMSGKTVKLSDYKGKVVLLEFWAAWCPPCRASAPGLEKLHKTYKDKGLVLLAVSMDEGGWDEVRSFIKESGITYTVLKGTEDVAIKYQVRSIPMMLVLNKEGKIAKRYLGMGSDEELEKDVKDNL; encoded by the coding sequence ATGGTGAAGAGATTCGTCGTTCTATCCATCGTCGCGATCGCGCTGCTGTCCGGCTGTACTGACCAGGGTGTGCCGTCGGACACCATGGCCCCCAATTTTTCGCTCCAGGATATGAGCGGGAAAACCGTCAAGCTGTCGGATTACAAGGGGAAGGTTGTGCTGCTCGAGTTCTGGGCCGCCTGGTGCCCGCCCTGCCGCGCGTCCGCGCCGGGTCTTGAGAAGCTGCATAAAACGTATAAAGACAAGGGGCTGGTGCTGCTCGCGGTGTCAATGGACGAGGGCGGCTGGGATGAAGTACGGTCATTTATCAAGGAAAGCGGGATCACCTATACCGTACTGAAGGGTACGGAGGATGTCGCCATAAAATACCAGGTGCGCTCGATCCCCATGATGCTGGTGTTGAATAAAGAAGGCAAGATTGCGAAGCGGTATCTTGGTATGGGGAGCGACGAGGAACTGGAAAAGGACGTCAAGGATAACCTGTAA
- the trxA gene encoding thioredoxin, with protein sequence MAEAVTSATWDQEVLKAPGLVLVDFWAVWCGPCRMVAPIVDEIAKEYTGKLKVVKLNTDENPDIAGKYRIMGIPTLMFFKGGQTVDQVVGAVPKAQLKTKVDTLLAK encoded by the coding sequence ATGGCTGAAGCAGTGACGAGTGCGACATGGGATCAGGAAGTATTGAAAGCACCGGGTCTTGTGCTGGTGGACTTCTGGGCGGTCTGGTGCGGGCCCTGCAGAATGGTTGCGCCGATTGTTGACGAGATCGCGAAGGAATACACGGGCAAGCTCAAGGTCGTGAAACTGAACACGGATGAGAATCCCGACATAGCCGGCAAGTACCGCATCATGGGCATCCCGACGCTCATGTTCTTTAAGGGCGGCCAGACCGTGGACCAGGTGGTAGGCGCCGTCCCCAAGGCACAGCTCAAGACCAAGGTGGACACGCTGCTCGCGAAATAA
- a CDS encoding 4Fe-4S binding protein, which produces MQYQITENKCTGCGTCLDVCPTEAIKMQNGRAVITFECIDCGACPRVCPEGAIKQVQSTPVSKA; this is translated from the coding sequence ATGCAGTATCAAATTACGGAAAATAAATGTACCGGATGCGGGACCTGCCTGGATGTGTGTCCTACCGAGGCGATCAAGATGCAAAACGGGCGTGCGGTTATTACTTTTGAATGTATCGACTGCGGAGCTTGTCCGCGCGTCTGCCCCGAAGGAGCGATCAAGCAGGTGCAATCCACACCGGTCTCAAAGGCGTAA
- a CDS encoding PD-(D/E)XK nuclease family protein, which translates to MPYGNAGWAEKNRLMEQLIASRPGPPFIYNDVLVLVPSSRMKRMYGRLFLDLVHHQGSSALVPPEIQTLHHFFEKLYSSGSGPRLMDENSRLVLLEGLVKERLINSSLFNQSPDLLAPSLSAALAGMIEQLSAAGVGPEELALKIKDADFSDKPQVKLLVEVYARYASLLVKRGLIDPAGMRAWLRDHFDPAWLGGWSRIVIDGIQDAGKLELDILRKMVDCGNCTYLLDAPSPDLLERAGEFHPLRITKDFVSDVGITPEEESAGMSNDDLFLASALFSDRPYAGILQSAPAPPQFSKTINLLSAVNTREEVSMIAGMVKRSLRNGARPDSILVAFPSLDEYGPLVEEIFNDYGIPYNRALGRQVSASPVSTAMISLLRSCQEDFSGPSLLRIFSSPFTKFNDNPAITPALDRLMRDKRIAGGKDRLFSALTHLPPEDEDRGILSGPLKELFSALEPFAGKTASPLSVWMERFDGLISWSGLAARVEKIHGPLNINLQAFKKLNDTLGSLKRAGILFPEYTYTFNEWLFLLKKTFMHARFQVPPEDEGGVQILGIEESMGLPWKEVYLGGLVDTAFPRRLPQNIFLPEQTLETMGVRTIEKSRLTAAYHFYRLLLSADLVTLTGPENEGDRPMAPSPFLEELTPLKNAGLLNRGIEKTSGIQFSLKIEESHGLPELAKALSLSGNVKGIQDVLNSGIEGLSGIRSALEFDPPGPTLPAIPQQKRVFRVTELDAYINCPYDYYITMVLGIEPLEEVTGDISPMDRGSKVHSILRNFYLSWNTAVTRETRDDALALLRKLADSAFDKEADTFRNRREKELFISVMAERFLDSEEAFWKQGMKPACLEQKIERYRVVLSNGEAIELSAKIDRIDVDENGDFIVVDYKTGAYPSPKMNPEQDIFQLPVYAVMAQQALQDKGPRLKRSIGLAYYDLAGKNKGLARDVVLFNKNIRDDHLMTKPKASPKNAEEYESILKQSMDKARKAVEGILAGDFAAKPRDENKCRYCPNEILCGKKEP; encoded by the coding sequence ATGCCATACGGAAACGCGGGTTGGGCGGAAAAGAACAGGCTCATGGAACAACTTATTGCGTCCAGGCCGGGTCCGCCGTTCATCTATAACGACGTTCTGGTCCTCGTGCCCTCTTCCCGCATGAAGCGCATGTATGGCAGACTGTTCCTCGATCTTGTTCATCATCAAGGCTCGTCCGCGCTCGTCCCGCCGGAGATCCAGACGCTCCATCACTTCTTTGAGAAGCTCTACTCCTCCGGGAGCGGCCCGCGGCTCATGGACGAAAACAGCAGGCTGGTCCTGCTCGAAGGCCTGGTCAAGGAACGCCTCATCAACAGTTCACTTTTCAACCAAAGCCCGGACCTGCTCGCGCCCTCTCTCTCAGCCGCGCTCGCCGGGATGATCGAACAATTATCCGCCGCGGGCGTGGGTCCTGAAGAACTCGCTCTCAAGATCAAGGATGCCGACTTTTCCGACAAACCCCAGGTCAAGCTGCTCGTTGAGGTGTACGCACGGTATGCGTCCCTCCTGGTGAAACGCGGCCTGATCGACCCGGCAGGCATGCGCGCCTGGCTGCGCGATCACTTCGACCCCGCATGGCTTGGGGGCTGGTCCCGCATCGTCATCGACGGGATCCAGGACGCGGGCAAGCTTGAGCTGGACATTCTGCGGAAGATGGTTGATTGCGGCAATTGCACATACCTGCTCGATGCGCCATCCCCGGACCTGCTTGAACGCGCCGGAGAATTCCACCCCCTCAGGATAACAAAAGACTTCGTCTCAGACGTCGGGATCACGCCGGAGGAAGAGAGCGCCGGCATGAGCAACGATGATCTGTTCCTTGCATCAGCACTGTTTTCGGACCGGCCTTATGCCGGGATACTACAGAGCGCGCCGGCCCCGCCACAGTTCTCAAAAACGATCAACCTGCTCTCAGCGGTCAATACCCGCGAAGAAGTGTCGATGATAGCGGGAATGGTAAAGAGATCGTTGCGGAACGGCGCCCGGCCGGACTCCATTCTCGTGGCCTTTCCTTCGCTCGACGAATATGGTCCGCTTGTCGAAGAGATCTTCAACGACTACGGCATCCCGTACAACCGCGCCCTCGGAAGGCAGGTCAGCGCATCGCCGGTATCAACCGCAATGATCTCGCTTCTCCGCTCATGCCAGGAAGACTTCTCCGGCCCCTCGCTGCTGCGAATCTTCAGTTCTCCCTTTACGAAATTCAACGATAATCCGGCGATCACCCCGGCACTCGACCGGCTCATGCGGGACAAGAGAATAGCCGGAGGTAAAGACAGGCTGTTTTCCGCCCTCACGCATCTTCCCCCGGAAGACGAAGACAGGGGCATCCTCTCAGGACCGCTGAAGGAACTTTTCTCCGCCCTCGAACCCTTTGCCGGGAAAACAGCGAGCCCTCTTTCCGTCTGGATGGAGCGTTTTGACGGCCTCATATCCTGGTCAGGACTCGCGGCGCGGGTGGAGAAGATCCACGGCCCCTTGAACATCAATCTTCAGGCATTCAAGAAATTGAACGATACTCTCGGATCCCTCAAGCGAGCCGGCATACTCTTTCCGGAATATACCTACACATTCAACGAATGGCTGTTCCTGCTCAAGAAGACCTTCATGCACGCCCGATTCCAGGTGCCCCCGGAAGATGAAGGCGGCGTCCAGATACTGGGCATCGAAGAAAGCATGGGCCTTCCGTGGAAAGAGGTCTATCTTGGCGGACTCGTTGACACCGCGTTCCCCCGGCGTCTGCCGCAGAACATCTTCCTGCCCGAGCAGACGCTCGAGACCATGGGCGTTCGCACGATCGAGAAGTCCCGCCTGACCGCGGCATATCATTTCTATCGTCTCCTGCTCTCTGCCGATCTCGTTACCCTTACCGGTCCCGAGAACGAAGGCGACCGGCCCATGGCGCCGTCGCCGTTCCTGGAAGAGCTGACCCCGCTCAAGAACGCCGGCCTGCTGAATCGCGGCATCGAGAAAACATCCGGCATCCAGTTCAGCCTGAAGATCGAGGAAAGTCATGGCCTCCCCGAACTGGCAAAGGCACTCAGCCTGTCAGGGAACGTGAAAGGCATCCAGGACGTCCTGAATTCAGGGATCGAAGGCCTGTCCGGGATACGGTCAGCGCTTGAGTTCGACCCACCGGGACCGACCCTGCCGGCCATACCGCAGCAGAAGCGCGTGTTCCGGGTCACGGAACTGGACGCCTATATCAATTGTCCTTATGATTACTACATCACCATGGTCCTCGGCATCGAACCGCTCGAAGAGGTGACCGGGGATATTTCTCCAATGGACCGCGGCAGCAAGGTCCATTCGATCCTGCGTAACTTCTACCTTTCATGGAATACGGCGGTTACGCGCGAGACCCGCGATGATGCGCTGGCGCTCCTGCGAAAGCTCGCGGACTCCGCATTTGACAAGGAAGCTGATACCTTCCGCAACAGGCGTGAAAAAGAGCTGTTCATAAGCGTGATGGCTGAACGGTTCCTCGATTCGGAGGAAGCATTCTGGAAACAGGGAATGAAACCTGCCTGTCTGGAGCAGAAGATCGAACGATATCGCGTTGTCCTTTCGAATGGCGAAGCGATCGAGCTGTCGGCAAAGATCGATCGCATCGACGTGGACGAGAACGGCGACTTCATCGTCGTGGATTACAAGACCGGCGCCTATCCTTCGCCGAAGATGAATCCGGAGCAGGACATCTTCCAGCTCCCGGTCTACGCGGTCATGGCACAACAGGCCCTGCAGGACAAAGGTCCCCGCCTCAAGAGATCCATCGGCCTGGCATATTATGACCTCGCCGGAAAGAACAAGGGCCTTGCCAGGGACGTGGTGCTCTTTAACAAGAATATTCGGGACGATCACCTTATGACAAAGCCCAAGGCAAGCCCCAAAAACGCAGAGGAATATGAATCGATATTAAAACAGAGCATGGACAAAGCGCGCAAAGCGGTCGAAGGCATCCTCGCAGGCGATTTCGCGGCCAAACCGCGGGACGAGAACAAATGCCGGTATTGTCCGAATGAGATACTGTGCGGAAAAAAGGAACCATAA
- a CDS encoding FIST C-terminal domain-containing protein, producing the protein MYLERPDSRQMIESIRTMEKKVGDVLFIMLGENAKVDVQEVISALNRDNSVFFGGVFPAIISGDQRNEEGAIITTLPSLTRPLLITGLSSGQVKFPDFMEISGALDKQYTALVFVDGLAANISLFLQGLFRSFGNSVHYVGGGAGSLTLKQQPCLFTNDGFVQDAAIVAFIKLRSSLAVRHGWEKIMGPIVATKTDKNVVIELNWENALEVYRRTVEEASGKKITSDNFFDIAKGYPFGMLTEGEEDIVRDPIRVNVRGELVCVGEIPENAVLNILKGKDASLLQAAENAATECLRNLGSVTVRENLVFDCISRSLFLKNFSKELKLIQKRITSKLPGNSPVGALTLGEISSYGQKYLEFFNKTVVIGTLYE; encoded by the coding sequence ATGTACCTCGAACGCCCGGATTCACGACAGATGATCGAATCGATCCGAACAATGGAGAAAAAGGTCGGCGACGTCTTATTCATCATGCTGGGAGAGAACGCGAAGGTGGATGTCCAGGAGGTCATTTCCGCTCTTAATCGGGATAACAGTGTTTTCTTCGGCGGTGTCTTTCCCGCGATCATCTCCGGGGACCAAAGGAACGAAGAGGGAGCAATCATCACCACCCTCCCCTCCCTTACAAGACCACTGCTCATTACGGGATTAAGCTCGGGCCAGGTGAAATTTCCGGATTTCATGGAAATATCCGGCGCGCTTGACAAACAATACACCGCCCTGGTATTCGTGGACGGTTTGGCCGCCAACATCTCGCTTTTCCTTCAAGGCCTGTTCCGTTCCTTCGGCAATTCCGTCCACTACGTGGGTGGCGGCGCCGGCTCTCTCACCTTGAAGCAGCAGCCGTGTCTTTTCACGAACGATGGTTTTGTCCAGGATGCGGCGATCGTCGCCTTCATCAAGCTGCGAAGCTCCCTTGCCGTCCGTCACGGATGGGAAAAGATCATGGGCCCGATCGTGGCCACAAAAACGGACAAGAACGTCGTCATCGAATTAAATTGGGAAAACGCCCTGGAGGTATACCGGCGGACCGTGGAAGAGGCGTCCGGAAAAAAAATAACATCGGATAACTTTTTTGATATTGCAAAGGGCTATCCGTTCGGAATGCTGACGGAAGGCGAGGAAGATATCGTCCGCGATCCCATCAGGGTAAACGTGCGGGGAGAGCTCGTCTGTGTTGGAGAAATTCCCGAGAACGCGGTCCTGAATATTCTGAAGGGTAAAGATGCCTCGCTGCTTCAGGCAGCGGAAAATGCGGCAACAGAGTGCCTGCGGAATCTCGGAAGCGTGACCGTTCGCGAGAATCTGGTTTTTGATTGTATTTCGCGGTCGCTTTTCCTGAAAAATTTTTCGAAAGAGTTGAAGCTGATCCAGAAGCGGATCACGTCGAAATTACCGGGGAACAGCCCCGTGGGCGCCCTGACGCTCGGGGAGATATCCTCCTATGGCCAGAAATACCTTGAGTTCTTCAACAAAACCGTCGTCATAGGAACGCTGTACGAATAA
- a CDS encoding ATP-binding protein, whose amino-acid sequence MIEHLNTIIKDISILYELSLSIGSSLDLKMNCDVFLKTLMARKGLTFVSVWIYNEYVKGFEKSDRATMVYANPESYVRNRELPLTHPLFSAVRDKQSVSLAYGQDGFVDIITENGIKKGAFASFALTEIGVLTIYDMTRTAPFQQKELNQLAGIMSKFARSLEGCLFHEQVVREIAERKRMEDELLKSRKLESLGVLAGGIAHDFNNLLTVVLGNIELVTMNDEPGVAASARLEEAKKATLRARDLTQQLLTFSKGGAPIRKTISIGELIRESSAFVLSGSKVKGQFIIPGDLWRTDVDEGQIGQVVHNIIMNADQAMPQGGTITVQCENSTIEADAPLPLASGNYIKISIRDQGVGIPDQHLSRIFDPYFTTKQNGTGLGLATAYSIVKKHDGYLAAESDPKAGSTFSIYLPASLKKVPAREADEEPLPAGHGTILMMDDDEIVRNVAGSILDTIGYRAVFALNGAEAISLYEEARKSGQPFDAVIMDLTIPGGMGGKEAVQKLLELDPTAKVIVSSGYSSDPIMAEFDKYGFKGVVAKPYTIRKLAKTLHDVITYE is encoded by the coding sequence ATGATCGAACACCTCAATACCATAATCAAAGATATCTCCATCCTGTACGAACTCTCCCTCTCCATCGGCAGTTCGCTGGACCTGAAGATGAACTGCGATGTGTTTCTGAAAACGCTTATGGCGCGGAAAGGCCTGACCTTCGTCTCGGTCTGGATATACAACGAGTACGTCAAGGGGTTCGAGAAAAGCGACCGGGCCACCATGGTCTATGCCAACCCTGAATCGTATGTACGGAACCGGGAGCTGCCGCTCACGCATCCGCTTTTTTCCGCGGTCCGGGACAAACAGTCCGTTTCGTTAGCATACGGGCAGGACGGTTTTGTTGACATCATAACCGAAAACGGGATCAAGAAAGGAGCGTTCGCGAGCTTTGCCCTCACGGAGATCGGCGTCCTGACGATCTACGACATGACGCGGACCGCGCCCTTCCAGCAGAAGGAACTCAACCAGCTTGCAGGCATTATGTCCAAATTCGCCAGGTCCCTGGAGGGCTGTCTTTTCCACGAACAGGTCGTCAGGGAAATAGCGGAGCGGAAAAGGATGGAGGATGAACTGCTGAAATCCAGGAAACTGGAATCTCTCGGAGTCCTTGCCGGAGGGATCGCCCATGATTTTAACAACCTGCTGACTGTTGTCCTGGGCAACATCGAGCTCGTTACCATGAATGATGAACCCGGGGTAGCCGCCTCTGCGAGACTGGAAGAAGCAAAGAAGGCGACGCTGAGAGCGCGGGACCTGACCCAACAATTGCTCACCTTTTCCAAGGGAGGAGCGCCGATCAGAAAAACAATATCCATCGGAGAGCTCATCAGGGAGTCATCGGCATTTGTTCTCAGCGGATCAAAAGTGAAGGGCCAATTTATCATTCCCGGCGATCTCTGGCGAACAGACGTGGACGAGGGACAGATAGGCCAGGTAGTTCATAATATCATTATGAATGCGGACCAGGCCATGCCGCAGGGCGGGACCATTACCGTTCAATGCGAGAATAGTACCATCGAAGCCGACGCCCCATTGCCGTTGGCCTCCGGTAACTATATAAAGATATCCATCCGGGACCAGGGAGTCGGGATCCCGGATCAACATCTCTCCAGGATATTCGACCCGTATTTTACGACCAAGCAGAACGGAACAGGGCTCGGCCTCGCCACCGCCTATTCTATCGTAAAGAAACACGACGGTTACCTTGCCGCGGAGTCGGACCCAAAAGCAGGATCGACATTTTCCATCTACCTTCCCGCCTCGCTCAAAAAGGTCCCGGCAAGGGAAGCGGACGAAGAACCGCTGCCAGCCGGACACGGAACAATATTGATGATGGATGACGATGAAATCGTCAGGAACGTTGCGGGATCGATCCTCGACACGATCGGTTACCGTGCCGTGTTTGCCCTGAACGGCGCGGAAGCGATCTCCTTATATGAAGAAGCCAGGAAATCCGGACAGCCGTTTGACGCTGTCATTATGGATTTGACCATCCCGGGGGGAATGGGAGGAAAAGAAGCTGTCCAAAAACTGCTCGAACTCGATCCAACAGCCAAGGTGATCGTATCGAGCGGTTATTCCAGCGACCCCATCATGGCGGAATTCGACAAATACGGCTTTAAAGGCGTCGTGGCAAAACCGTACACGATCCGGAAATTAGCCAAAACATTGCATGACGTAATAACGTACGAGTAA